In the genome of Acidobacteriota bacterium, the window TCGGCGTGGGGAATCCCGCAGGAGGGCCGTGAGGCCCGACCCCCACGAGGGGCGCAAGCCCCAAGCCCCACGAAGGCGCGAAGCGCCGAGCCTTACGAGCGCCGGCCTGTCCACCGTAGCGCGTCAGCGCGAAGGTGGGAGGCGCGAGCCCACACTACTGCGGCAGCAGCACGACCGTGGTGCGGCGGCGAAGGTCGGATACCCAGTCGGTGATCAGCTCGCGGCGGCGGGCCTCGACCAGGCGCTCGCGCAGCGCCGGTGCCGCCTGTTCGAAGGTGATGCCGGCGCGCTCGAAGGCGACCCGCTCCTGCGTAAAGAGCACGGCGACCTCGGCGTCGGTCGGCGTACTGGCCGAGGCAAACCGCTGCGCCAGGTACGCGACGGTCCGCAGGTCGTCCCGCACCCAGGCGCGCAGGCGCGCCTCGGTGAAGCCGGTGGCCGCGAGAATCCGCGCCCACTCGCCCGGCGCCGGCAGCTGCTTCCGGAGTTCATCGATCCGCGCCTCGACCGTGCCGTCCGACGGCGCGGGCGGCGCATAGCGCTGGACTTCGCGCAGGACCAATTCCCGATCCACCAGCACCTGCGTAATCGAAGCCGGATCGGCCCCTGGCGCGGCGGCCACCAGCCCGAGGCGAACCGCCGCCTGCGCATCGCCGAGCGTGATTACCTGCGTGCCGACGATCGCGAGCGTCCGATCCAGCAGCTCGGCGGGCTGGGCCGCCGCCGCCGGTGCCAGCCACGCCACGAGCACGCCGCATAGTAGGGGTCTCATCTAGTGGAGCGTATCAGTGATTACGAACGTCCCATCAATCGGCCCATTGAGGCCACTGGGGTCGTTCCGAAGGAACGATCCGCATTCGCTCGAACGGACACTCCGCTAGAAGGCCTGCCCCAGCGAGATGTGCAGCACGTTCGATCGCTCCCGCCCACCGGTTGCCAGCAGCTTCGTGCTGAGCTTGAAGCCCCAATCCACCCGCAGCGGGCCAATCGGCGACCGATAGCGAAAGCCGATCCCGCTGGTGAGCCGCAGTTCGTCCAGGCGGATGTCGGACGCCAGCTTGAAGACGTTGCCGGCGTCGGTAAACCACACGAACTGCAGGTTCTTCCAATAGGGCGCGCGGGCCTCGAAATTGAAGACGGCGAGGCCGTTGCCGCCTTGCGGGAACCCCTGCGGATCGAGCGTCTCGGGCGTGCCCAGCCGGTCGAGCGCGAAGCCGCGCACGGTGGTGTCGCCGCCGGCAAAAAACCGTTCGCTCGCAGGCAGGTCGCGAATGGTAGTGGGAAAAGTCGCCGCCCGCGACCGATCGCGCGCCACGTCGGCGTCGGCCGGCGCGGCGATTTCGATGACCGCCGGCACCACCTGTGCGGAGCCGACCGCGACGCCCACGCGCGCGCCGGCCGCCAGCACGATGCCGCGGCCCGGCAACCGCCGGTAAATGAACGCCTGGGCGAAGCTCTTCACGAACCCCACTTCCGAACCGAGCACCCTCGCGGCGATCGATCCGTCGAGGCCGAGCACCGACCCTTGCTGCGGATCGAGCACATCGTCACGCGAGTCGCGCAACACGGAGCTGAAGACCTTGGACAACCGCACCTGGGGAAACAGCCGATCGATCAGGAGTTGGTCGTCTGGCGCGATGCGTTCGTTGTAGAGCTTCGTGTAGTCGAAGGTGTAGCGGCCGGTGACGGTGAAGCCGGTGAACCGCTTGGCGTAGTCGGCGGTGACGCCCTTGCGATTGAAATCGAAGCTCGAGCGCAAGCCCTGCTCGATGAACGCGCTGAACTGGGCGTCGCCGGTGGTGCCAAACGCCCGGGGCTCCCGAAACGTGAACAACCCGCGATAGTCGTTGAGGCCGTAGCCGGCGGCGTTGCCGCCCTCGATCCCCTCGTCGCCGTTGCCCTTGCGCAGCGTCACGCGGGCGAACAACGTGACCGAACGGTTCTTCCCCCACAGGTTGCGCCGGCTGATGTCGAAGAAGCCGCGCGGCGCGACGTCGAGTTCCTCGTTGGCCTGGCCATCGTCGTCTGTGCCGGTGATGCCGCCGACTTCGATGCCGCCGCCGTAGCTGATGGTCGTGGCCGGCGCCTCTTCGAGGTCGACCAGCACGTCGCGGCTGTTGGACCCGGTGCGCGGCAGCTCACTCACCCGCACGCGGCGGAACAGGCCGGTCGCCGCCAGCTGGCGCTGGCTCTCGATTAACGCGCCGTCGCTCAGCGGACTGCCGGAGCGGATGGTGAGTTCCCGCCGGATGAGGTCGATGCCGGTCCGCAGGTTGCCCTTGATCAGCACGCGGTCGACGACAATCTGCGGCCCTTCCGTCACCGTCCAGGTGATGGCCACGCGGCGCTGATCGTCGGCGAACGCAAGCTGTGAGATCACCGACACGTTCTGGTAGCCTAGGCCGCGATACGTCCGCAGCAGCGTGTCGCGGTCGGCCGCCAGTTGCGGGCGGTAGAATGGCCGTCCGGCCGACAACGCCAGCTGCGAGGCCAGCTGCGACGGCTCGAGGGCGGTGACCCCTTCCACCGTGGCGCCGGTGACCTCAGTGGGTTGCCCCTCCTGGACCTCGAACCGCACCTCGACCGGCCGGAACGACGCGCCGCCGCGCGTCTCGGCGGGCAGGACCTGGATGGCCGGCGTCACCGTCGCTCGCGAATAACCCCGCACGTGGTACAGCTCGGTGATCGCGGAGGCGACCATGCCGACGCGCGACTCGACGTACGGCTCACCCGCCTTCAGCTGCAGCAGCGGCGCAATCTCGGTTTCGTCGAGCCCGTCCAGCCCCGAGATTTCGACCAGGCTGATGCGGTGCTGCGGGCCGCGCGTCACCGTGAACGTGACAATCACCTCGTCGCCCTCCTGGCGGCGGGCGAACGGGGCCTGCGCCGAGCGATAGCCGGCGCGCCGCAGCGCGTCCTCGATGCGGAGACTGGCGTCTTCGAGCAGGTCCTGGTCCACGGTCCGCTCTTCGCGCACCGGCACCAGAGCCTCGCGATTGCCCTCGAGAGGGTCGCCCTCGAACACGACCCGCACATGCGGCCCGGGTTCGACGGCCACTTGGACATCCACGCTCGCGCCGTCAGCCGAGAAGTCGTGAGCCTGGCGCACCCGCGCCTCGTAGTAGCCGCGGCCGCGCAAGTCTTCCTCGTAGTCGGCAATGCGCGCCTCGAGCGCGGTGCGATCGAACGGGCGCCCGGCCTGCAGGCCAAGGCGCTCGATGACCTCGGCCTCCGGTGCGATCCGCGACGTCGTCACCGTGATGGCGCGGATGGCGGCGCGCGAACCGGGCTTGATCGACAGCACCAGTGTCACTCGCTCGGGCTGGGACTGATTCTCGTCGAGGCGCGGCAGGATGGCCGCCTGACGGAAGCCGCGATCGGCATAGAAGGCCCCGAGAACGGTCACCATCTCGGGCACCCGGTTTACCGACGGGAGCGCGCCAAACCGGTCCGCCAGTTCGGCGCGGATGGCCGCGCCGGGCACCTGGGCATGGCCGTCGATCTTGATGGCGCCAATGCGGCGCACCGGGATCAACAGCCACCGGACGATCACGCCCTCAGCCGACGGCGCTGCGACCACTCGCACATCCTCGAAACGACCGAGGCCCACCAGGTGATCGATCGTCGCCCGGACCTGGGTCATGGTGAGCGGTTCGCCAATGCGGGTCTCGATTAACTCGATCACCGCCGGCTCGGTAAGCGGCACGCCGGCGACCTCGACCCGCACGTCGGCAATGGTCTGGCCGACGTACTGGCGGGCCACGGCCGCGTCGGCGAGCAGCAGCAGTACGACCAGGACCACGCCTGCGCGCATCAGAAGGCGTGCCTCTTGCGGACTTCGAGCGCGTAGGTCCGGTCCTCGTTCTGCGAGAGGACCCACGACAGGGTGTCGCTTTCGTCGAACTCGAGCAGGATGATCTGGTCGTACTCGGCCGACGACAGGCTG includes:
- a CDS encoding POTRA domain-containing protein, whose protein sequence is MRAGVVLVVLLLLADAAVARQYVGQTIADVRVEVAGVPLTEPAVIELIETRIGEPLTMTQVRATIDHLVGLGRFEDVRVVAAPSAEGVIVRWLLIPVRRIGAIKIDGHAQVPGAAIRAELADRFGALPSVNRVPEMVTVLGAFYADRGFRQAAILPRLDENQSQPERVTLVLSIKPGSRAAIRAITVTTSRIAPEAEVIERLGLQAGRPFDRTALEARIADYEEDLRGRGYYEARVRQAHDFSADGASVDVQVAVEPGPHVRVVFEGDPLEGNREALVPVREERTVDQDLLEDASLRIEDALRRAGYRSAQAPFARRQEGDEVIVTFTVTRGPQHRISLVEISGLDGLDETEIAPLLQLKAGEPYVESRVGMVASAITELYHVRGYSRATVTPAIQVLPAETRGGASFRPVEVRFEVQEGQPTEVTGATVEGVTALEPSQLASQLALSAGRPFYRPQLAADRDTLLRTYRGLGYQNVSVISQLAFADDQRRVAITWTVTEGPQIVVDRVLIKGNLRTGIDLIRRELTIRSGSPLSDGALIESQRQLAATGLFRRVRVSELPRTGSNSRDVLVDLEEAPATTISYGGGIEVGGITGTDDDGQANEELDVAPRGFFDISRRNLWGKNRSVTLFARVTLRKGNGDEGIEGGNAAGYGLNDYRGLFTFREPRAFGTTGDAQFSAFIEQGLRSSFDFNRKGVTADYAKRFTGFTVTGRYTFDYTKLYNERIAPDDQLLIDRLFPQVRLSKVFSSVLRDSRDDVLDPQQGSVLGLDGSIAARVLGSEVGFVKSFAQAFIYRRLPGRGIVLAAGARVGVAVGSAQVVPAVIEIAAPADADVARDRSRAATFPTTIRDLPASERFFAGGDTTVRGFALDRLGTPETLDPQGFPQGGNGLAVFNFEARAPYWKNLQFVWFTDAGNVFKLASDIRLDELRLTSGIGFRYRSPIGPLRVDWGFKLSTKLLATGGRERSNVLHISLGQAF